A region of Nakaseomyces glabratus chromosome E, complete sequence DNA encodes the following proteins:
- the TSR3 gene encoding ribosome biogenesis protein TSR3 (CAGL0E02717g~Ortholog(s) have transferase activity, role in maturation of SSU-rRNA and cytoplasm, nucleus localization) yields MAKGKGKNKSHDEGRSNKSGGSNGHHTRRNHRHMEMKYCGGSKDSSFPVKLAMWDFDHCDPKRCSGKKLERLGLIKSLRVGQKFQGIVVSPNGKSVVCPDDREIVEAHGASVVECSWARLEEVPFNKIGGKHERLLPYLVAANQVNYGRPWRLNCVEALAACFAIVGRTDLAHELLSHFSWGLGFLELNKDLLERYQQCTDSESIKKVEEDWLQQIDQEVQERKLKAQTEDVWMMGNTNRGNSGLMPPSDSEEEYEEEAEEEEEDTTTRKNVRYDNLGNIIEDSEDDNNESDYSNEESSDEASDEDYEDEHVDEVVNRVGKLAIE; encoded by the coding sequence ATGGCTAAGGGTAAAGGTAAGAACAAGTCTCATGATGAAGGCAGGAGCAACAAATCTGGCGGGTCCAACGGGCACCATACCCGGAGGAATCATCGTCACATGGAAATGAAGTATTGTGGTGGTAGTAAAGACAGTTCATTCCCAGTGAAGCTGGCTATGTGGGATTTTGACCACTGTGATCCCAAGCGATGTAGCGGTAAGAAGCTGGAGAGGCTGGGTCTGATCAAGTCTCTGAGGGTGGGCCAGAAATTCCAAGGTATAGTGGTGTCACCTAATGGTAAGTCAGTAGTATGCCCTGATGACAGAGAGATTGTGGAAGCTCACGGTGCATCAGTAGTGGAGTGCTCTTGGGCACGTCTTGAGGAGGTACCGTTTAACAAAATTGGTGGGAAGCATGAGAGGTTATTGCCATACTTGGTCGCTGCAAACCAGGTTAACTACGGTAGACCCTGGAGACTCAACTGTGTAGAGGCGCTGGCTGCATGTTTTGCTATTGTGGGACGTACTGATCTAGCACACGAACTTTTATCTCATTTTTCCTGGGGTCTTGGATTTTTGGAGCTGAACAAAGACTTGCTGGAGCGTTACCAACAATGTACTGATTCTGAGTCCATCAAAAAGGTTGAAGAGGACTGGCTTCAacaaattgatcaagaagTGCAGGAGAGAAAACTTAAGGCTCAAACTGAGGATGTATGGATGATGGGCAATACAAACCGCGGTAATTCGGGTCTAATGCCCCCATCGGAtagtgaagaagaatatgaGGAGGAAGCTGAAGAGGAGGAAGAAGATACCACAACTAGAAAGAATGTGAGGTATGATAATCTGGGTAACATAATTGAAGATAGtgaagatgataataaCGAATCAGACTATAGTAATGAGGAATCTTCAGATGAAGCTTCAGATGAAGACTATGAAGATGAGCATGttgatgaagttgttaATCGTGTTGGCAAATTAGCAATTGAATAG
- the UTP23 gene encoding rRNA-binding ribosome biosynthesis protein UTP23 (CAGL0E02673g~Ortholog(s) have small ribosomal subunit rRNA binding activity) produces the protein MRQKRAKSYRKQLLVYNHTFKFREPYQVLLDDQIVMDSTTSKYDLVKALKRTLQAEVKPMITQCCMQALYETKNEHAIDLGKEFERRRCGHMPGEAVSPKECILNVVDVKGKNKHRYVVACQDVEIRRLLRKVPGVPLLHISRSVMIMEPLSDASAKVSRMEEESKLFRGLNDPKYAGLKGEHEEEEQSKEQTVAKKRKIGPKQPNPLSMKKKKKENTKKEQQTETSADQSQPTKRRRSRKHKHGSKNSTDTNENGNLSEEEN, from the coding sequence ATGCGTCAAAAGAGGGCTAAATCATACAGAAAGCAACTGCTGGTATACAACCATACATTCAAGTTCCGTGAGCCATACCAAGTATTACTCGATGATCAGATTGTGATGGACAGCACTACTTCAAAATATGATCTAGTTAAAGCTTTAAAGAGGACTTTGCAAGCAGAAGTGAAGCCTATGATTACACAATGTTGTATGCAAGCACTATACGAGACCAAAAATGAACACGCCATTGACTTAGGTAAAGAATTTGAGAGACGTCGTTGTGGGCATATGCCAGGTGAAGCAGTCTCTCCGAAGGAATGTATCCTAAATGTTGTTGATGTGAAAGGCAAAAACAAGCATAGATACGTTGTTGCTTGTCAGGATGTGGAAATAAGAAGACTACTTAGAAAAGTGCCTGGTGTACCACTGCTTCATATTTCCAGATCAGTAATGATCATGGAACCTTTGAGTGATGCCAGCGCCAAAGTAAGCAGaatggaagaagaaagtaaACTATTTAGAGGCCTAAATGACCCTAAATATGCAGGTTTGAAGGGTGAacatgaagaagaggaacaaTCTAAAGAACAAACTGttgcaaagaaaagaaaaattggCCCAAAACAGCCAAATCCATTGAgtatgaagaagaagaagaaagaaaacactAAGAAGGAGCAACAAACAGAAACATCTGCTGACCAATCACAGCCTACAAAGAGGAGAAGATCTAGGAAACACAAGCATGGTTCAAAGAACTCTACAGACacaaatgaaaatggcAATTtatctgaagaagaaaactaG
- the ALG6 gene encoding dolichyl-P-Glc:Man(9)GlcNAc(2)-PP-dolichol alpha-1,3-glucosyltransferase (CAGL0E02629g~Ortholog(s) have dolichyl pyrophosphate Man9GlcNAc2 alpha-1,3-glucosyltransferase activity and role in aerobic respiration, oligosaccharide-lipid intermediate biosynthetic process, protein glycosylation), whose amino-acid sequence MSSEKKDKKAVSKFESEQGEESFYASPLYDFLFPFRPAGSQWLTEWIIIMFAMIIRCAIGLGPYSGYKDGPMHGDFEAQRHWMEITQHLPISKWYYYDLKYWGLDYPPLTAFHSYLLGKLGTFCNPDWFALDSSRGIETQGLKNYMRFTVLLSEAIFYMPAVVYFTKWLGRRRNQSPIGQFIAAAAILFQPSLMLIDHGHFQYNSIMLGFTVYAINNLLDEFYAPAAICFVLSICFKQMSLYYAPIFFAYLLGRSMFFPKLFNIPRFISISIATLVTFTAMFSPFYIFGGLDGLAQTVRRIFPFARGIFEDKVANFWCVVNTIVKFKVLFTNDQLRMYSLILTVVGFAPAMILIILYPRKHLLPYALAACSMSFYLFSFQVHEKTILVPLLPITLLFTSRDWNVLSMVSWINNVALFTLWPLLKREGLYLQYFVCFFLSNWLIGNFSFITPRFLPKFITPGPSISSVSDNYRRRSLLPHSIFWKLIIVSSYIGMTAYHFLDLFIEAPPRFPDLWVILNCTIGFVSFSLFWLWTYYKFCTLLKKNIQDL is encoded by the coding sequence ATGAGCAGCGAGAAGAAGGATAAGAAGGCTGTCAGTAAGTTTGAGAGTGAGCAAGGTGAGGAGTCCTTCTATGCGTCTCCACTGTATGATTTCTTGTTTCCATTTAGGCCTGCTGGCAGCCAATGGCTTACCGAGtggataataataatgtttGCCATGATTATAAGGTGTGCTATAGGTTTAGGTCCCTACTCCGGTTATAAGGATGGTCCTATGCATGGAGATTTTGAGGCCCAGAGACATTGGATGGAAATCACACAACATCTACCCATATCTAAGTGGTATTACTATGATTTAAAGTATTGGGGTTTAGATTATCCTCCATTGACTGCTTTCCATTCATATCTACTTGGTAAGCTCGGTACCTTTTGCAACCCAGACTGGTTTGCACTAGACAGTTCTCGTGGTATTGAGACCCAAGGCTTAAAGAACTACATGAGATTTACAGTACTTTTAAGTGAAGCTATCTTCTACATGCCTGCTGTCGTGTATTTCACGAAATGGTTAGGTAGACGTAGAAATCAATCACCAATTGGCCAATTTATTGCAGCAGCAGCCATTCTATTTCAACCTTCTCTGATGTTAATCGATCATGGGCATTTCCAATACAATTCGATAATGCTAGGTTTCACAGTTTATGCAATTAATAATCTACTGGATGAATTTTATGCGCCAGCGGCAATCtgttttgttctttcaATATGCTTCAAGCAAATGTCATTGTACTACGCacctattttttttgcttaCCTACTTGGCCGCTCAATGTTTTTCCCTAAGTTGTTCAACATCCCTAGGTTTATTTCCATCTCCATCGCCACATTGGTTACCTTTACAGCGATGTTCTCACCTTTCTACATATTTGGTGGCCTTGATGGCTTGGCTCAAACTGTTAGGAGAATCTTTCCATTTGCCAGAGGTATCTTTGAAGATAAAGTGGCTAACTTTTGGTGCGTAGTCAATACAATTGTTAAATTCAAAGTTCTTTTCACAAATGATCAGTTAAGAATGTACTCCTTAATTCTTACAGTGGTCGGTTTTGCACCTGCAATGATcttgattatattatatcCAAGGAAGCACTTGCTACCTTACGCTTTGGCAGCATGTTCCATGTCATTTTACCTTTTCAGTTTCCAAGTGCACGAAAAGACTATCTTGGTCCCACTACTTCCAATTACACTCTTATTTACCTCCAGAGATTGGAATGTGCTATCTATGGTAAGCTGGATAAATAACGTGGCGCTATTTACATTATGGCCACTATTGAAGAGGGAAGGGTTGTATCtacaatattttgtttgcTTCTTCTTAAGTAACTGGCTGATTGGTAATTTCAGTTTCATTACTCCAAGATTTCTGCCAAAATTTATTACACCGGGCCCATCTATAAGTAGTGTAAGTGATAACTACAGACGCAGGAGTCTGCTGCCCCACAGCATCTTTTGGAAATTGATCATAGTATCATCATATATTGGTATGACTGCATACCATTTCCTGGACTTATTCATTGAAGCTCCACCAAGATTCCCTGACTTATGGGTGATTCTAAACTGCACTATCGGATTCGTATCATTCTCTTTGTTCTGGCTATGGACTTATTACAAGTTCTGCACAttactgaagaaaaatatccAAGATCTATAG
- the DNL4 gene encoding DNA ligase (ATP) DNL4 (CAGL0E02695g~DNA ligase IV; mutants show increased efficiency of gene targeting), whose amino-acid sequence MADEGGLETGAHDELKGTEEQAVNFAPSPDFLWLCEQLFAKIDHVQFERANNLLTKPVTARYYEVISNFTTLWRTTVGNNIYPALRLILPYRDRRVFNIKDYTLIKAICAFLKLPKDSSTEKKLINWKQDAGRSVRLSKFCVEEIKKRRSEPQIDRNERITIDDLNGYLDQLAIERTEQGRSFKNLANSDIMNKCLTSMTFLEMQYFFDILLKNRPLGGHEHKLLNCWHPDAQDYLSVVSDLETVAKRLWDPSQRLGNQDLKINIGLAFAPQLATKLHVSYQKIGEKLGWDFFIEEKMDGERIQMHYTNFGSDIKFYSRRATDYTYLYGNNLKTGTLANFINLNKNVKDCVLDCEVVTFDSNNKIVLPFGMVKSSAKNMLSQDGIDTQGFHPLLMVFDVLYLNGATLVDLPYYKRREYLKQILTPTAHRIEIIKSIRANDEQMIKKSLEKALSVGSEGIILKRYDSRYVIASRSDDWIKIKPEYLEQFGENMDLVLMGRDPSKKDSLMLGLLDYEEVIQDSPIMVNSQSSEENSQRFRGFVSLCIIANGISNEEYKEIDRKTKGLWNDSEKIPPLEYMKFGSKVPRQWIDPKKSLILEIKARSLDNTRSSERKFAAGCTLFGGYCRQIREDKNWKTCYTLQEFERAKSGNNWRKRGSSKPQKVISKKRRYNIISSVNKALEDFAELEHRSDIFDGMYFYVLSDYFDGVKRKRIKKSEIQKVIVANGGQLVQNVITRNYNLNDLRIISSRNTVECNSLIVRGYDIISPKWVFDCLLSGKIMKLEPSHCFNFSKQLMDYAYKRIDQYGDPYERDINKYEWSSLTSEKICTTAKQQPDVQFDNSLMDVPHFLFHGRIVFLLSDNNNIQKESFMVDAYGGKVTNELSSANLVIVVGAVTQRRINDIRKQISSEVIKQDHPPRIPDMVSEGWLYDCIKQNTQVAEDNYRLP is encoded by the coding sequence ATGGCTGATGAAGGTGGATTAGAAACGGGAGCTCATGATGAGCTGAAGGGAACTGAGGAACAAGCTGTCAATTTTGCTCCATCTCCGGATTTCTTATGGCTATGTGAGCAATTGTTTGCTAAAATTGACCATGTTCAGTTTGAGAGAGCTAATAATCTGTTAACTAAACCAGTTACTGCACGATATTATGAAGTTATATCGAATTTTACTACATTATGGAGGACTACTGTAGGGAATAATATTTATCCAGCGCTGAGGCTTATATTGCCCTACCGGGATAGGCGTGTTTTCAATATAAAGGACTATACTCTAATCAAAGCTATTTGTGCTTTTCTTAAGCTACCAAAGGACTCAAGtactgaaaagaaattaataaattgGAAGCAAGATGCAGGAAGAAGTGTCAGATTGTCTAAATTCTGTGTTGAGGAGATCAAGAAACGGCGTAGCGAACCGCAGATTGACCGTAATGAGAGGATTACTATCGATGATTTGAACGGCTATCTTGATCAGCTGGCCATTGAAAGAACTGAACAAGGACGAAGCTTTAAAAATCTTGCAAACTCAGACATAATGAATAAATGTTTGACATCAATGACTTTTTTAGAAATGCAATacttttttgatattctaCTTAAAAACAGACCTCTTGGTGGCCATGAACATAAACTTCTCAACTGCTGGCACCCAGATGCTCAAGACTATCTTAGTGTAGTATCTGATCTTGAGACTGTTGCGAAGCGGTTATGGGATCCAAGCCAGCGTTTAGGCAATCAggatttgaaaataaatattggtCTAGCATTTGCTCCGCAGCTGGCTACTAAATTGCATGTATCTTATCAAAAAATTGGCGAGAAACTTGGTTGggatttttttattgaagaaaagatggATGGTGAAAGAATCCAAATGCATTATACTAACTTTGGATCAGATATTAAGTTTTACAGTAGAAGAGCTACTGATTATACTTATCTGTATGGTAACAATTTGAAGACAGGAACATTGGCAAATTTCATCAACTTGAACAAAAATGTTAAAGATTGTGTTTTAGACTGTGAGGTAGTAACGTTTGATtcaaataacaaaattgtGCTTCCCTTTGGAATGGTTAAGAGCAGTGCAAAAAATATGTTATCTCAAGATGGAATTGATACACAAGGGTTTCACCCTTTGTTAATGGTTTTCGATGTGTTATATCTTAATGGGGCAACTCTAGTAGACTTGCCGTATTATAAGCGACGAGAATATCTAAAACAGATTCTAACACCAACAGCCCATAGGATAGAAATAATCAAGTCTATTAGAGCAAATGATGAGCAAATGATTAAAAAATCTCTTGAGAAAGCGTTATCAGTTGGATCTGAAGGCATAATACTCAAGAGGTACGATTCTAGATATGTAATAGCAAGTAGAAGTGATGATTGGATAAAGATAAAACCTGAATATCTGGAGCAATTTGGTGAGAATATGGATTTGGTATTAATGGGGAGAGATCCGTCCAAAAAGGATTCCTTGATGTTGGGCTTATTGGACTATGAAGAAGTTATTCAAGATAGTCCCATCATGGTTAATTCACAATCATCAGAGGAAAATTCTCAAAGATTCAGAGGTTTTGTATCGCTTTGCATTATCGCGAACGGTATCTCAAATGAAGAATACAAAGAAATCGACAGGAAAACAAAAGGCTTGTGGAATGATAGTGAGAAAATCCCACCTTTGGAATACATGAAATTTGGATCAAAAGTCCCACGCCAGTGGATAGATCCAAAGAAATCATTAATACTGGAAATCAAAGCTAGATCACTAGATAATACTAGAAGTAGTGAGAGAAAATTTGCAGCAGGATGTACATTATTTGGAGGCTATTGTAGGCAAATCCGGGAAGATAAAAACTGGAAGACTTGTTATACACTTCAAGAATTTGAACGTGCAAAAAGCGGTAATAATTGGCGGAAGCGAGGTAGTAGCAAGCCCCAAAAAGTAATATctaagaaaagaagatataATATCATCTCCTCTGTAAATAAAGCCCTTGAAGACTTTGCAGAATTGGAACACCGTTCAGACATTTTTGATGGCATGTATTTCTATGTTTTATCAGACTATTTTGATGGCgtgaaaagaaagagaataaaaaaatcgGAAATTCAGAAAGTTATTGTAGCAAATGGTGGTCAGTTAGTTCAAAATGTTATAACACGCAACTATAATCTTAATGATTTGAGGATTATAAGTAGTAGGAATACAGTTGAGTGCAACTCGTTGATTGTTAGAGGTTATGATATTATTAGTCCGAAATGGGTATTTGATTGCCTGTTGTCTGgtaaaataatgaaattggAACCGAGTCACTGTTTTAACTTTTCGAAGCAACTAATGGATTATGCCTACAAAAGGATTGATCAGTACGGAGATCCATACGAAAGagatataaataaatatgaaTGGAGTTCTTTGACTAGTGAAAAGATATGCACAACCGCTAAGCAGCAACCTGATGTACAATTTGATAATTCACTGATGGATGTTCCACATTTCCTCTTTCATGGAAGAAtagtttttcttcttagcgataataataatatacaaAAGGAGAGCTTTATGGTAGATGCATATGGAGGGAAAGTAACCAATGAACTAAGCAGCGCCAATTTGGTTATTGTTGTCGGTGCAGTAACCCAGAGACGTATAAATGACATCAGAAAGCAGATTTCCTCTGAAGTTATTAAACAAGATCATCCACCGCGAATACCTGATATGGTGTCCGAAGGATGGCTATACGACTGCATCAAACAAAATACTCAAGTTGCAGAAGACAATTATAGGTTACCATAG
- the SGT2 gene encoding Sgt2p (CAGL0E02739g~Ortholog(s) have protein complex scaffold activity, role in posttranslational protein targeting to endoplasmic reticulum membrane, response to heat and TRC complex, nucleus localization) — translation MSKEVAAVIIKYLEGVVAEKAVGEDYLDSVNVAIDCIAESFEVERGDVDSVLKQSGISKGLEECLECMKGGAVKSEDVKVNIPAEDAETKAKAEALKLEGNKAMAGKDFELAIAKYSEAIEVLPTNAIYYANRAAAHSSLKQYDEAVVDAEKAIEIDPAYSKGYSRLGFAKYAQNKPEEALEAYKKVMDLEGDKATDIMKRDYETAKKKVEQSLNLEKTPDARGADSGAGAGAGAGGAGGFDFSSMLSGGLSGLMNNPQIMQAAQQMMSNPQALQQMQSMMQDPSIRQMAEQFTSGNGTPNMDDLMSNPALRNMASSMFGGAGAPGADADAPGAEPKGEIDEK, via the coding sequence ATGTCTAAGGAGGTAGCTGCTGTGATTATCAAGTATTTGGAAGGTGTTGTTGCCGAGAAGGCGGTGGGCGAGGACTACCTGGACTCTGTGAACGTTGCCATCGACTGTATTGCCGAGTCCTTTGAAGTGGAGCGCGGTGATGTTGACTCTGTGCTGAAGCAGAGTGGTATCAGCAAGGGGCTGGAGGAGTGTCTGGAGTGCATGAAGGGTGGCGCTGTTAAGAGCGAGGACGTCAAGGTGAACATTCCTGCCGAGGACGCCGAGACCAAGGCCAAGGCCGAGGCCCTGAAGCTTGAAGGTAACAAGGCCATGGCTGGCAAGGACTTCGAGCTGGCCATCGCCAAGTACTCCGAGGCCATTGAGGTCTTGCCTACCAACGCTATCTACTACGCTAACCGTGCCGCTGCGCACTCCTCTCTGAAGCAGTACGACGAGGCTGTCGTAGACGCTGAGAAAGCCATCGAGATCGACCCTGCTTACTCCAAGGGTTACTCTAGACTTGGTTTTGCCAAGTACGCCCAGAACAAGCCTGAGGAGGCTCTGGAGGCATACAAGAAGGTCATGGACCTTGAAGGCGACAAGGCCACAGACATCATGAAGAGAGACTACGAGACCGCCAAGAAGAAGGTCGAGCAGTCCCTGAACCTGGAGAAGACTCCAGATGCACGCGGTGCCGACAGCGGTGCAGGCGCCGGCGCCGGCGCTGGTGGTGCTGGTGGTTTTGACTTCTCTTCCATGTTGAGCGGCGGTCTGAGCGGCCTGATGAACAACCCACAGATCATGCAAGCTGCCCAGCAGATGATGAGCAACCCACAGGCTCTGCAACAGATGCAATCCATGATGCAAGACCCAAGCATCAGACAAATGGCCGAGCAATTCACTTCTGGTAATGGCACTCCTAACATGGACGACCTGATGAGCAACCCAGCTCTAAGAAACATGGCCAGCAGCATGTTCGGAGGTGCAGGTGCTCCAGGTGCTGACGCTGATGCCCCAGGTGCTGAACCAAAGGGTGAAATCGACGAGAAATAG
- the YSP3 gene encoding putative subtilisin-like protease YSP3 (CAGL0E02651g~Ortholog(s) have endoplasmic reticulum localization): protein MFSFYLITSVYYFWIFTSVDAATIPVDLSHRESASHDYTLINRLLNLWRGKGIEYNFNTGSKIYFDSAKNDMIIPNRYIVLFKDFVTDKEIQSHLSAIEEINSSSIFLQDSDFGKATQYNDISTRGIGLQHEFSIGRSMTGYIGYFTETTAKFIANSPLVELVEHDSIVRINNYKMQEHVPWGLGRISQREKLPILGKRFYHYDDRGGKDTVTFVIDTGIYVDHEDFEGRASWGKTIVENDNDYDLNGHGTHCAGTIASKHYGIAKQAEVIAVKVLRSDGSGSMSDVIRGVEYTVEAYNDLKKTKSNLKGAAGNMSLGAWKSYALNRAMDAAAAAGISFAVAAGNESDDACNSSPASAWSPITVGGSTLSDDVAFFSNYGRCVDIFAPGVNIMSTYIGSKNATESLSGTSMSSPHVAGVLAYYLSLQPDHKSQFYHEHSAISPKILKKKVLNYATNGTLSYLPAETVNLLVYNGGGKNLSKFWGT from the coding sequence ATGTTCTCTTTCTATTTGATAACTAGTGTCTATTACTTTTGGATTTTTACCTCAGTGGATGCAGCCACTATCCCTGTGGATCTGAGTCATCGAGAATCGGCTTCTCATGACTATACTCTAATAAATCGTTTGCTGAATCTATGGCGAGGCAAGGGAATTGAGTACAATTTTAATACAGGTagtaaaatatattttgacTCTGCGAAGAATGATATGATAATACCCAATAGATACATTGTACTTTTTAAGGATTTTGTTACCGATAAGGAGATACAAAGCCATCTAAGtgcaattgaagaaattaataGCTCTTCTATTTTTCTACAAGATAGTGACTTCGGTAAAGCTACACAGTATAATGATATTTCAACCAGAGGGATTGGCCTACAGCATGAATTTAGTATCGGAAGATCCATGACAGGTTATATTGGATATTTCACGGAAACTACAGCCAAATTTATTGCTAATAGTCCTTTAGTTGAGTTGGTAGAACATGACTCTATAGTAAGAATCAATAATTACAAGATGCAGGAACATGTGCCTTGGGGTTTGGGACGTATCTCTCAACGTGAGAAGTTGCCAATCCTGGGTAAGCGCTTTTACCATTATGACGACAGAGGAGGTAAGGATACGGTTACGTTTGTGATAGATACTGGAATTTATGTGGATCATGAAGATTTTGAAGGTCGCGCTTCTTGGGGCAAGACTATTGTCGAGAATGACAATGATTACGATTTGAATGGTCATGGAACGCATTGTGCAGGCACAATAGCATCCAAACATTATGGCATTGCTAAGCAGGCAGAAGTGATCGCAGTAAAAGTATTAAGATCTGATGGAAGTGGGTCAATGTCAGATGTTATTAGAGGTGTAGAATATACAGTCGAGGCTTATAATGATCTTAAAAAAACCAAGAGCAATTTGAAAGGTGCCGCTGGAAATATGTCATTAGGAGCATGGAAGTCATATGCCTTGAATAGAGCTATGGATGCAGCCGCAGCTGCAGGTATCAGCTTCGCAGTGGCAGCTGGCAATGAAAGTGATGATGCTTGTAATTCTTCCCCTGCGTCAGCATGGTCACCCATAACAGTGGGAGGTTCAACTTTAAGCGATGATGTAGCATTCTTTTCCAATTACGGGAGATGCGTGGACATATTTGCTCCTGGGGTTAACATAATGTCCACATACATTGGCAGTAAAAATGCAACTGAAAGCCTCTCAGGCACATCCATGTCTTCACCACATGTTGCAGGTGTACTTGCATACTATTTGTCTTTACAACCCGATCATAAAAGTCAATTCTACCATGAACACAGTGCCATTTCACCCAAAATTCTCAAGAAAAAAGTTTTAAATTATGCTACTAATGGAACCTTAAGTTATCTGCCTGCTGAAACCGTTAACCTTTTGGTATataatggtggtggtaagAACTTATCAAAGTTCTGGGGTACTTAA
- the YPT7 gene encoding Rab family GTPase YPT7 (CAGL0E02607g~Ortholog(s) have role in endosome organization, positive regulation of vacuole fusion, non-autophagic, regulation of endocytosis, vacuolar acidification, vacuole fusion, non-autophagic and cytosol, fungal-type vacuole membrane localization), with translation MIARKKNILKVIILGDSGVGKTSLMHRYVNDKYSQQYKATIGADFLTKEVVLDDDKVVTMQVWDTAGQERFQSLGVAFYRGADCCVLVYDVTNAKSFENIKSWKDEFLVHANISSPESFPFVILGNKVDIEDSKKVVSEKAGQELAKSLGDVPLFLTSAKSAINVDTAFEEIAKSALQQNQNDAHAFEDDFNDAINIQLEGESNSCSC, from the coding sequence ATGATTGcaaggaagaagaatataCTGAAGGTCATAATCCTAGGTGATTCCGGAGTTGGTAAGACATCGTTGATGCACAGATATGTGAACGATAAGTATTCTCAACAGTATAAAGCTACTATCGGTGCTGACTTTTTGACTAAAGAGGTAGTTTTAGATGATGACAAAGTAGTCACAATGCAAGTGTGGGATACAGCAGGGCAAGAACGTTTCCAGTCCCTTGGTGTTGCTTTCTACCGTGGTGCAGACTGTTGTGTACTAGTCTATGATGTGACGAATGCGAAGTCTTTCGAAAATATAAAGTCCTGGAAGGATGAGTTTTTGGTTCATGCTAATATATCCTCACCGGAGTCTTTCCCTTTCGTGATCCTAGGTAACAAAGTAGATATTGAAGACTCTAAGAAAGTGGTGAGTGAGAAAGCAGGTCAGGAACTCGCAAAGTCACTTGGAGATGTACCTCTCTTTTTAACAAGTGCCAAGAGTGCCATAAATGTGGATACCgcttttgaagaaatagCAAAGAGTGCATTACAACAGAATCAAAACGACGCACATGcatttgaagatgatttCAACGATGCCATTAACATTCAATTAGAAGGCGAAAGTAATTCATGTAGTTGTTGA